The genomic interval AGGCGACCTGGTCGGTCGACGACGCGTACCTCTTCGGACCGGACCTGCTGGTCGCTCCGGTGCTGACGGCGGGCGCCACGGCCCGTACGGCGTATCTCCCGGCGGGCGCGTGGTGGACGGACGCGTGGACGGGCGAGACGTACGAGGGCGGTACGGCGGTCACGGTCGACGCCCCGCTGGACCGGATTCCGCTGTTCCTGCGGGACGGGGCGACGCTGCCGGTCACGGAGTAGGGGTCGGGGCGCCCGATTTGGGGGGCGGGCGCCCGAGCCGTGACGCTTCCGTTGTGCGGAACTGTGGGCTCCGTCACAGCCGTACGGATCTTGTTCTGCTGGACTCCTCCGATGGTGTTACGCAAGCTCGCCATGGTTGCGGGCCTCGCCGCGTTCGCCCTGTATCTCTGGGGTCTGCTCCACGTCCTGGGCGCGCTCGTCCAGGCAGAGGACGGCGGCGCCGACTCCTCACCGATACTCCCCTGCCGTACGACCGACGGGCAGGAGGGCGGGCCGGAGGACCCTCGAGCCGCCCAAGTCGTGGACTACTCCGTGGACTTCGTCCCGCTCAGGTTCGTCTGCGAGATGACGGGCGGGGGCAGCTACGTCACCCACACCGTTCCCGGCTACGTCAACCCGGCGGTGTTCGGCCTTGTGCTGACCGCGCTCGGCTGCTGGGTCGGCGCGCTCGTCGTGGCACCGCCCGGCCCTCGCGGAGTACGAGGACCGGGCGGCTGAGCGGAGCACCGGGGTGCCCGGGTGGGTCAACTACTGCTGACGCTCTCGCTGTTGGTGGTGAAGTTCAGGCCGCCGGACGAGGACGTGATCTCGAACCCGAACTGAAGGTCCCCGATGGTCACGTTGCCGAACCAGCCCTTGGTGTCCTTGATCCACTTGAGGATGGGCAGGATGTCGACCGTGCCGGAGGTCGAGTTGGAGGTGCGCAGGAACGAGAACACGTCGTTGGCGCCGTTGTTGCCCTTGTAGACGGTCCAGGTCGAACCGCCCAGCGTGAGCGTGCCCTGCGAGGTGCCGAGGGCGCCGACGGCTCCGGTCTTGTTGACCCAGAGCATGATCTCGTAGTCGTAGTTGGTGTCCCAGATGTCGTACGACGTGTTGTACGCGCCGGACGACGGGACCGTGACGTTGTAGCTGCTGCTGAGCGAACCCAGCGAGGTGATCGACTTGTTGATCACCTTCTTGGCGTTGGGGTAGGACTTGATGCCGCCGGTGTTGGGGTGGTTGGCGTTGACGCCCCAGTTGGTACCGGAGTTGGCCCAGATGCACTGGCTGCCGGCGCCGGAGCCCCAGATGTTGTTGTAGAGCGTGTAGCCGTTCAGGGTCGTGGTGCCCCACTGGTCGCAGGAGCTCCAGACGGCGGCGGAGGCGGGGGCCGAGGCGAGTGCGACGGTGGCGCCGAGCGCGAGGGCGGGGGCGAGAACGGCCGTGAGTACGCGGCCCGGCTTGCGTGTTGCCATGGTGTCCCTTCCATGGGTGGGGGGAGGTGCGAGTGGCTACCGCGCCCCCAGGGTGAGGACGCGGTCTTCTCCGGCGACGAGGTCGAGCGGCTCCGTGCCGGAGGAAGTCCGGAGTTCGACGCGGTGAGTACGGGACGGCCGGATCAGCGCCGTGACGGAGTGGGGCGTCCAGCGCAGATCGACCTCCGCCCCGAACCTCGTGCGTACGCCGGTGAGTTGACCGTGCGGATACGCCGCCGGCAGCGCGGGCAGCAGGACCAGCCGGTCCGGGGTGGACTGCACGAGCGCTTCGACGACCACGCCGGGCAGGGTGTGCCCGGCGTCCGCGTTGTAGACGTCGCGGTTCGGGTAGTGCGCGCTCATCAGCGAGGCGTGGAAGAAGTCACCGTCGAGCACCTGCCCGAGGGCGTGCGCGACCCGCTCGCCGTCCCGGAGCCGGGCGGCGACGAGCGCGTGGTGGAGGTGCCCGTGCGCGGAGTCGTTCTCGGCTCCCCGGAGTTGGAGCGCGCGGTGCGCGGCGGCGGCGAGCCGCGGGGTGTCGTACGGGTTGATCTCGTCGAGCGGCCACACCCCGTAGAGGTGACTGAGGTGACGGTGGTCGTAGGTGTCGTCGAGGCCGGGCCAGGCCCATTCGGCCAGCGCGCCTTGGGAGTTGACCCGGTGCGGTGGCAGCCGGTCGGCGAGCGCCAGCCAGCGGGCCGCGTCGGGAGTGCCCGGGTGGTAGGCGGCGGCTGTGTGGAGCGCGTGCCGGGCGGCGGAGAGGTCCATGGCCGCGTTGATCGCGCCCCAACTGGCGTTGGCGTTCGCGGGACGGTTCTCGGGCGAGTAGGAGGGGACGAGGACGAGTTGGCCGTCCGGGTCGGTACTGCTTTCGCTCGTGAGGAAGTCCTCATAGAACAGGGCGACTTCGGCCAGCGCGGCGCCGGTACGCGGATCGCGCGCGCCGCGCGTCTCGTCGTGGTCGACGAGCGGCTTGAGCAACCAGTCCGCCCCCGCGGTCCACAGGTGCAGCGGGTACTCACGGCTGAAGTGGTACGACAGCCCAGACTCGCCGTCGGTGTGCGCGGGCGCGACGACACCCCGGGCGCCGAAGACGGCACGGGCGTTCTCGCGCCAGTCGTCGAGCTGACGGTGAATCAAGGACGCGAGCGCGTCGGTGACTTCTGGAAGGGCGGCACTCGCGGCGGACGCTGTCTGGAGGTTGAGGTTCGCGTCGTTGGTGAACGCCCCCGACCAGGCAGTGTTCCAGTCGCCGGTCCACAGTCCGGTGAGCCGGGGCGGCAACAGCCCGCTGGAGGAGAGGAGGTGATACCGGCCGGCCGCGAAGAGCCGTTCGAGGAGTGCAGGGCTGTGCGGCCGCTTCAGCAACTCACCACCCGGGAGGGCACGTTCGGCGTCGTCGGCGTGGAGATCGAGGGTGACGCGGGCGTAGGCCGTGCGGTGGAGCGCGAGGTGCCGGTCGAGGAGGGCGTCGTACGACTGCCGCTCGTCGATCAGTTCCCGTAGCGCCCGGGTCTCCTCTACGACGTCCAGCTCGCCGGTGTGGCGCCGGACTCGGGTGAGGAGAAGGACCGCCTCGGCCCCGTCGATCCGAACTCCCGTCGAGGTGAGCCGTGTTGTGCCGCCGGTGACCACGGCGAGGGTGACTCCGGTGTACGCGCGATCACTGTCGGGATAGCGGACGCGGAGGGTGAGAACGGCGCCGTCGGAGGTGAGGAACGTGCCATGTCCAACGCCCACCCCTGCCGGGGCACCCGGGAGTTGGTGGTCCTGGGCGAGGTCGAGGGTGAGTTCGGGGGCGGTCACGTGCTGGACGATCACGTCGTCGGCGCGGGAGACGAAGACGCGGCTGCGCCAGTCGTCACAGCGAGCCGTGACCTCGCCGGAGGTGAAGTCGACGGTACGGCGGTAGTCGCGCCCAGCCGCGCCGGACGGCCTGCGCAGCCGTAGCTGGAAGGCCGGATGAAAGGGCTGCACCCACTGGAGCGGGCGGTCGTCCGTGAACCTCTCGGCGGCGGCGAGGTCACCGGCGAGCAACCTCGCCTGGAGCGCGGGGAGTTCGGCGGCGAGGCGTGGAGGGCGGGCGTGTTCGGCGCCGTTCGGGCGGACGAGGGTGTGATGGGTGACGATGACGCGATCGTCGTTCGGATCGCCGAACACGAGGGCACCGTGGTGGCCGTTGCCGCTGAGGAAGGCGTCCTCCCAGCGGACGGCGGGGAGGGGTTCCCAGGTGGCGTGTACGGGGCCGGGTGGCGTGGGGGCGGTGGGTGCGGGATCGGTGGGTGCGGGATCGGTGGTCATGGGCGTAGCACCGCCGCGCCGTAGCGGCCGAGGGTGATCTCGCCCTCGACAGTCTTGTCAGTGAGCAAGTCGTGCCGGGTGCCCGCGAGTTCGACGGTGACCGGTTCGCGGCCGTGATTGAGCAGGAACAGCAACTCCCCGCGCCGTACGGCCTCGACGCTCAGCGGAAGCCCGGCGAGCACCGGACGGACACCCGCGTCGGCGGCGATACGAGCGAGCAGCGCGCGCAGTGCGTGGGGTTCCGGGAGTGTCGAGACGTACCAGGAACGGTCCCTGCGCAGGACGGCGGGGAGACCGTCCAACTCCCCGCCCTTGTAAGGGATTACCTCGTCGACAGCACCGGCCCCGGTCGTCCTCTCGGGCTCGATCTCCTCCGACCACAAAGCGCCGCGGAAGCCCTCGCACTCGGCGGTCTCCCCCGCGTCCAGCGGCCACCACTCGTGCAGGGTGCGGATGCCGAACAGTTCACGGAGACGGGCGTCCATGCCACCCGGCCGGACCCGGTCGTCCTCGTCGGCGATGCCGGTCAGGAAGCCGGAGACGAGGGTGCCGCCGTCTCGGACGTACGCGAGGAGGTTGTCGATGGCGGTGTCCGTGAGGAGATAGAGCTGCGGGACGACCACCAACTTGTAGGCGGACAGGTCGTGTTCGGGGTGGGCGAAGTCGGTGGCGAGGTGCGACTCCCAGAGGGCGCGATGCCAGGCGCGGAGGACGTCCGGGTACTCGACCTCGGTGGAGAGACGGCCGTCCTGCGCACCGGCCCACCAGGCGTTCCAGTCGTGCAGGATCGCGATGTCGGAGGTGATGTGAGTGTCCGTCACCTCGCCGCTGATACGCGCCAGTTCGGTGCCCAGCTGCTTGACCTCCTGGAAGGTGCGGCCCCGCTCCCCCGCGTGGCTGAGCATCCCGGAGTGGAACTTCTCGGCGCCCTGGCGGGATTGGCGCCACTGGAAGTAGCAGACGGCGTCGGCGCCACGGGCCACGGCCTGGAGGGACCAGAGGCGGTTGAGGCCGCGCGGCTTGGGGTGGTTCACGCCGCGCCAGTTGACCGGCCCGGCGGCCTGCTCCATGAGCATCCAGGGGCCGCGCGCCTGCGAACGGGTCAAGTCCTGTACGAGGGCCGCGCTTTGGGCACCGAGGGGATCGCGCGGATCGGGATACAGATCGACCGAGACGACGTCCTCCTCCTCGGACCAGCGCCAGCCGTCCTGGCCCACCCACAACGGCATGAAGTTGGTGGTGACCGGGAGGTGCGGGGTGTGCCGGCGGACGATGTCGCGCTCGGCGGTGTAGCACTCCAGCAGCATGTCGGAGGTGAAGCGCCGGAAGTCGAGCACGTGGGTGGGGTTGTTGAGGTAGTGGGCGTGACGCGGCGGCAGGACGCCGTCCCAGGCGTCGTAGCCCTGGCTCCAAAAAGCCGTGCCCCAGGCCGAGTTGAGGGCGTCGAGCGTGCCGTATCGCGTCCGCAGCCAGCGGCGGAAGGCGACGGCGGCCTCGTCGCCGTAGTCGAAGGTGCAGTACTCGTTGTTGATGTGCCACATCGTGAGCGCGGGGTGGCCGGCGTAACGGGCGGCCAGGGCCTCGGTGATGGCGGCGGCGTGGCTGCGATAGACGGCACTGGAGTGTGAGAAGTGCTGCCGCCCGCCCCACCACTCGATCCGGCCGTCGGCATCGCGGGGCAAGGTCTCCGGGTGCAGGCGCCCCAGCCACGGCGGCGGAGAGGAGGTGGGCGTGGCGAGGACGACCCCGATCCCGCTGCCGTGCATCAGGTCCATCAGCCGGTCGAGCCAGCCGAACTCCCGTGCTCCCGGCTCCGGTTCGAGCCTGGCCCAGGAGAAGACGCCGAGGGTGACGGAGTTGACGCCGGCGTCCCTCATCAGCCGGACGTCCTCGTGCCAGGTCTCCTCGGGCCACTGCTCGGGGTTGTAGTCACCGCCGAAGAGGATGCGCCCGCGGGTGGTGTCACTGAGCTGCGGCATCAGATCTGCTCCCCGTACTGGATGCCGCGCCCGTTGGTGGCGAGGTACACACGGCCGTGGACGCGCGGGTCACCGACGATGGCCTGACCGACCCAACCCCACTGGTGCTGGTCGTCGTTGATGCGCACCCAGGTCTTCGCCTCGTCGTCGGAGCGGTAGACGGCGGTGATGGTCTCGGTGGAGCCGACCTGGTAGATCGCGGGGTAGTCGACACCGGGGGCGGCCTTGCCGAAGCCAAGGGTGTACGAGGCCCAGCAACTGCCGACCTTCGAGAAGCTGACGCCCCCGTCGACGGACCGGTAGAGCCCGTTCCACTTGACGCTGAGCCACAGGTCACCGGACCGCCCAGGCGCCGCGACCAGCTGGAACTGACTGTCGCCGGAGGGCAGTCCACCCGCACGCTGTGCGAACGAACGGCCACTGTCAGTGCTGGCGTATAGCGTTCCTGTGTCGGTGTCGTATGCGTAGAAGAGCGTCGGGTCGGCCGGGTCGGCGACCGGCGTGGCGCCCTTCGGGAAGGAGGAGACCTCGGACCAGGTCGCGCCGTTGTCCGCCGAGCGATGGGCTGCGTACTTCGTGCCGTCCCAGTGCACGAAGGACCACAGCAGCGTACTGCCGTCGGCGCTGGTGGCGATCGGCCCCGGTGCGTCGTGGGCGAGGGAGGGCTGGGCAGCGAAGGGCGCCCAGGTCCGGCCACCGTCGCCCGAGTGTGCGCCGTTGCCGTTGTCGCCCCAGCCCGTGCGGACGACGTAGGCCGGCCTGCCCGCGGCCTGCGCGATTCCCGTCGCCGACCCGAACACGGGGTTCGTCGCCATGCCGCGCGACGGAGACGCCGTGAGCCGCTCGTGGTACATCACGCCGATGTCCCGCGAGGCGCTGATCAGGTGCGCCTCCCCGACCGGGGGCGAGATCAGCTGGATCACGGACGTCTCCTCCAGGCCACGGATCTGCGGCGCCCAGTGCGTGAGGTCACGGGTGCCGTAGAGCGTGGCGCCGGTGCCGTAGACGACGTGCTTCGAGTCGTACGGGTCGACGGCCAGGGCCTGGATCCACCAGCCGAACTTCGGCTGTTCCGCACCCCACTTGAGGAAAGGAGTCTCGGACACGTCGAACACGGCAGCGTCCTTGAGGGACGTCCAGGTACGGCCGCCGTCGGTGGTCCGGTACAGGGTGTCGACGGCCGCCCAGCGGTTGTTGGTGGAGACGACGACGGTGCCGGCACGACGGGCGTCGACGGCGACGCCGCCGTAGCCGAAGCTGTCGCTGGACCCGTCGGACGTGGTCCCGCCCGGTACGACCGGCGTGACATCCGTCCAAGTCCCGCTCGCGACAGCCAACTTGTGCACACTGCCGGTGGACTGACCGTTGGGCCCGGGGGCGTCGGCGTACGTCACGTACAGCTCGCGGCTGCGTGCGTCGTACGCGGCGCGGATCGGGACCTTGGCGGAGGTGCCGGTGGGCTGCGCGGGGACGGCGGTCCAGGTGCTGCCGTCGGTGGTGCGGTAGAGGTTGACAGCGGTGGCGCTCCCGTCGCCGTCACCCCACCCGGCGTAGACGGCACGTCCGACGGCGACGAGGAAGGTGACGCCCTGCCCGGAGGCACTGGCGGTGGCCGGGAAGCCACTGACGGCTGCCCAAGTGGCGCCCCGGTCGGCCGACTTGAGCAACCCGTCGTGTCGGGTGCCGAGCCACAGGGTGTCACTGTCACGGGGATCGACGAGCAGCCTCTCCCCCGCACCCCGCCCGTCCTCGTTGCCGCCCAGCTTCACGGCGAGGTCGGTACGGGTCCAGGTCGCGCCCCGGTCCTCGGAGCGGAGTACGGCACCGTTGCTCGCCCAGGACTGGGCGTACGTGCCGACGGCGAGGTACAGCCGGTCCGGGTGCGCGGGGTCGACGGCGAGCGCCTCCACACCGAGCAAGTTCCAGTCGTCCCAACCGAGTTGATCGGTGAGGGGGGTCCAGCGGGCGGTCCGGTCGTCCCAGCGAAAGGCACCGCCGATGTCGGTGCGGGCGTAGGCGAGACCGCGGATGGAGGGGTGGAAAAGAACACCGGTGACGAATCCGGTGCCGCCGATTGCGACGTTGCGCCAGCGATAGGAGGGGCGTTCCGCGGCATTCGCCTTCGCGGTGAGACCCGGCACACTGGTGATCGCGGCGACAGCTGCAGCCCCGGCAAGAACGGCCCGGCGGCTCAGTCGGGACGCATGCATGCACATACCTCGCTGTATGAGATGGGGTAAGGAGAGGTGTTTTAGGGGCGCGGGGCTGTATCGATTTGCGGCTCCGCCGCGTGGGCGCGACCAGCCCCCACGCACCCGCAGACAAAAGACAACCGATTCAGCCCTTAACGGCGCCGGTAAGCATCCCCTTCTTAAAGTGCCGCTGCACGAACGGCGAAAGCACAGCCACCGGCAACAACGCCATCACCATGACCGCCATCTGCACGGCAAGCCCCGACAACTCCCCGGTCTTGATCGCCTGACCAAGCCCCACCGGAGCCTCCCGCTTCTGCACCAACTGGATCATGACATTCTGCAACGGCATCATGTCCTGGTCGTTCAGATACAGCGACGCGTTGAACCAGGCACTCCAGTACCCCACGGCATAGAACAACGTGATGACTGCCAGCACCGCCCGCGACAACGGCATGACAATGACCCACAGAATCCGGAAGTCACCGGCACCATCGATCCGCGCACTGTCGATGAGTTCCTGCGATATCCCCATGAAGAACCCGCGCAGCACAAGGATGTTGAAGACGCTGAGCGCACTGGGCAGGATCAACGCGAGATAGCTGTCGGTCAGGCCGAGCGACTGCACCAACAAGTACGTCGGAATGAGCCCGGCGCTGAAGAACATCGTCGCCAGCATCATCATCAGGATCCAGCGATGCCCGAGCGACCCGATACGCGAGAGCCCATACGCACACAGCACGGACACCGCCATGGAGAACGCCGTACCGACGACGGTGATGAGGACGCTGATGATCGCCGCACGGGTGACCTGGCCGCCGCTGAGGAGTTCCTTGTAGGCGACGAAGGTGATGCCCTTGGGCACCATGACGAGCCCGCCGGCCTGGTCGATGGTCTTGCGGGAGGAGAGGCTGGTGACGAGGACGATCCACAGCGGAAAGAGGATGGCGAGACAGGCGAGCGTGAGGACGAGCCCCTTGCCCGCGAGCCCGACCTTGCCGGGCTCCTCCTCCCAGGTGGGCCGGGGCGGCGCGGCCCAACGCCCGGGCGGCCGTGCGGACTTGGCAGACTTGACGGGCTCGACGGGTTGGTCGATGACGGCGGTCACTTCTTGTACACCCCCTGCTCGCCCATGAGGTGGGCCACTTTGTTCGCGGCGAGGACCAGCCCGAGGCTGATCACGCCCTTGACGAGTCCGGCGGCGGCCGCGTAGCCGAAGTCCTGGTTGCGGACGCCGTTCCACCAGACGAAGGTGTCGAGGACCTCCGCCGCTCCCGGCCCCACGGCGTCGCGCTGGAGCAGGATCTGCTCGAAGCCGACAGTCAGCGCGTCACCGACCCGCAGCACGAGCAACAGCGCGATCACCGGCCGCAACGCCGGCAGCGTGACGTGCCACATCCGGCGCCACCGCCCCGCGCCGTCCATCGCGGCGGCCTCGTACAGATCGGGGCTGACGGAGGACAGCGCGGCGAGGAAGACGATGATCCCCCAGCCCGCGTCCTTCCACACGCTCTGCGCGGTGATCAGGAACTTGAACGTGTTGGGGTCGGTCATGACGTCGAGGCCGTCGAAGCCGTGTTGCCGCAGGAGTTGCGAGAACAGGCCTGCCCCGCCCAGGAGTTGTTGGAAGACGGCGATGACCAGCACCCAGGAGAAGAAGTGCGGGAGGTAGAGGATCGCCTGTGAGAGCGCCCGAACCCGGGGCCTGACCACGCTGTTGATGAGCAGCGCGAGCAGGATCGGGATCGGGAAGAACAGGATGAGCTGGAGGAAGAACAGGACCAGCGTGTTCTGTACGGCGTTCCAGAATGACGAGTCCGCGAAGATCAGCTGGAAGTTCTCCAGGCCGACCCAGGGGCTGTGCAGCATCGAGACGATGCCGTTGTCGCTGACGTAGGGGTCGTAGTCCTCGAAGGCGACGATGTTGCCGAGGATCGGCAGGTAGTTGAAGACCAGGATGAGCAGGACGGCCGGCAGGGTCATCAGGAGCAGGACGCGGTCGCGTCTGAACCTGAGCCGCCAACTCACCTTCGCCTTGGGCTTGTTCTGCCGGGAGCCGGTGGCGCCGCCGGACGCCACCGGGGGCTTCCCTGTCGTGTCGGCCTCGGTCCTGCTCCGAGGCACCGTGCTGTGGGACACGGCCGTTCTCCTTGCCTCGGTACTCGGTCAGCTCGCCGCTGTGCCGTTGTCGTCGAGCAACTTCTGGTACCAGGCGCGGAGTTGCTCGCCGCCCTTGCTCTTCCAGTCCGATACGGCCTGCTGCATGTCGCTGATCTTCTTGCGGCCGCGGGTGATGTCGTCCTCCAACTGCTCGAAGTCGTTGAGGAGGTTGGTGTAGCGGCTCGGCTCGGTGATCTGCTGGCCGTAGAAGCTCGACTTCTTTGTGAAGGCGCCCATCCGCTGCTGCCACTCGACCTGCGCCTTGGCGACCTCGGGGAAGTCGGGGTGGGCGATCGTCGCGGCGGGACTGGCGACCATCACGTAGGCGTTGATGACCTCGTTGTTGCCCTGGTCGGTCTTGGTGGGGACACCGTTCTTGACGGTGTAATGGGTGCCCTCCACGCCGTAGTTGGTGAGCATGTACTCCTTGGTGCCGTACGGCGCGGCGGTGACGTTGGCGACGGCCAGCGCGTCGTGGATCACGGACTCGGAGGCCTTCTTGCTGATGAAGGCGAAGATGCCGGCCGGTTCGCCGGCCCACAGGGTCGGGTCGCCGCCGTCGTGGCCGAAGATGTCCATGCCCCAGATCTTGTAGGACGGGTTCTGGGTGGCCTGTTCGGCGGTGCGGCTCCACCACTGCGAGATGTCCTGGGCGTAGATGAGGAACTCGCCCGCCGCGAACTTGGGGCCCGGGTCGGTGGCCGCGCTCTTGCCCAACTTGGCGTCGGGGTGCACGTATCCGGCGGCGAACAGCTTGCGCGTCCACTCCAGCGCTTCGAGGTACTCCGGCGTCTCGACGCGGTTGACCAGCTTGCCGTCGACGAGGTTCCAGCCGAGCGACTTCTCGCTGCCGGAGAGCACGCCCCACATGTTGAAGGCCGTCCACTTCATGTCCAGGCAGGCCCAGCGCTTGGCCTTGGCGTTGGTGATCTCCTTGGCCAGGGCCATGAACTCGTCGGCGGAGGTGGGGACTTCGTACCCCTCCTTGTCGAAGATGTCCTTGCGGTAGAGCGGCACGATGTTGGGGACGTACGAGGACGGCATCGGCAGTCCGCGCAGCTTGCCGCCGAAGATGCAGCGCTGCCAGGCGTCGGACGGGATCGCCGCGAGGTTCGGGTAGTCCTTGACCTTGTCGCCGGCGAGGTAGGGGCCGAGGTCGGCGAACTTGCCGATGATGGCGCTGGGTATCTTGCCGCCCATGTTCCAGCCGGGGACGACCACGACGTCCGGGATGTCGCTGGAGGCGAGCACCGCGCCGAGCTTCTGGTCGTAGGTGTTGCCGTCCTGGTTCTGCCAGGCCACGTCGACGCCGATGAGGCTGTTCATCGCCTTGTAGTAGGCGTTGTCGCTCTTCGGCGGCGAGCCCCAGAACGGCGCCATGACGGTGACCTTGCCGCCCTTGCCGAGCTTCTTCGGCACCGAGGTCTTCAGCGTGGCGAGGTCCAGCTTGCTGGAGAAGCCGATCGCGGAGCCGTTCTTGGAGGGGAGGTCCGGGCTCACCACGTTGCTGGCCACGAAGGCCGGCAGCAGCTTCTTGACGCCCTTGCCCTCCGAACTGCCCCCGCCCGAACCGCTGTCCGAGGCCCCGCAGGCGGAGAGCAGCGGTACCCCACCCGCCACCGCTGCGGCGACGACCGCCGTGGAGGCGAGGAAACTTCTCCGGCTGGGAGCGGAGGCGGCGGAGGCGTTCGGCGTCATTGCGTCAACCCTTCATGGCGCACCAGGACACCCGGCGGTGGAGCCGTCGGCTGCGGTGTCTTGAGTGGAACAGAGCACTTAGTCGAAGCGCTTCGATGTTGCTGCGAGGTTAAGTGAACACCCAAGGGTGCACAAGGGTCGTTCCCAAGATTCCTCGGAGGTGCGGGGCATGACCTGTCCGTATGTGCTGCTTGAAATAACGGTGAAGGT from Streptomyces sp. NBC_01288 carries:
- a CDS encoding carbohydrate ABC transporter permease; this translates as MTAVIDQPVEPVKSAKSARPPGRWAAPPRPTWEEEPGKVGLAGKGLVLTLACLAILFPLWIVLVTSLSSRKTIDQAGGLVMVPKGITFVAYKELLSGGQVTRAAIISVLITVVGTAFSMAVSVLCAYGLSRIGSLGHRWILMMMLATMFFSAGLIPTYLLVQSLGLTDSYLALILPSALSVFNILVLRGFFMGISQELIDSARIDGAGDFRILWVIVMPLSRAVLAVITLFYAVGYWSAWFNASLYLNDQDMMPLQNVMIQLVQKREAPVGLGQAIKTGELSGLAVQMAVMVMALLPVAVLSPFVQRHFKKGMLTGAVKG
- a CDS encoding glycosyl hydrolase family 95 catalytic domain-containing protein codes for the protein MTTDPAPTDPAPTAPTPPGPVHATWEPLPAVRWEDAFLSGNGHHGALVFGDPNDDRVIVTHHTLVRPNGAEHARPPRLAAELPALQARLLAGDLAAAERFTDDRPLQWVQPFHPAFQLRLRRPSGAAGRDYRRTVDFTSGEVTARCDDWRSRVFVSRADDVIVQHVTAPELTLDLAQDHQLPGAPAGVGVGHGTFLTSDGAVLTLRVRYPDSDRAYTGVTLAVVTGGTTRLTSTGVRIDGAEAVLLLTRVRRHTGELDVVEETRALRELIDERQSYDALLDRHLALHRTAYARVTLDLHADDAERALPGGELLKRPHSPALLERLFAAGRYHLLSSSGLLPPRLTGLWTGDWNTAWSGAFTNDANLNLQTASAASAALPEVTDALASLIHRQLDDWRENARAVFGARGVVAPAHTDGESGLSYHFSREYPLHLWTAGADWLLKPLVDHDETRGARDPRTGAALAEVALFYEDFLTSESSTDPDGQLVLVPSYSPENRPANANASWGAINAAMDLSAARHALHTAAAYHPGTPDAARWLALADRLPPHRVNSQGALAEWAWPGLDDTYDHRHLSHLYGVWPLDEINPYDTPRLAAAAHRALQLRGAENDSAHGHLHHALVAARLRDGERVAHALGQVLDGDFFHASLMSAHYPNRDVYNADAGHTLPGVVVEALVQSTPDRLVLLPALPAAYPHGQLTGVRTRFGAEVDLRWTPHSVTALIRPSRTHRVELRTSSGTEPLDLVAGEDRVLTLGAR
- a CDS encoding extracellular solute-binding protein — its product is MTPNASAASAPSRRSFLASTAVVAAAVAGGVPLLSACGASDSGSGGGSSEGKGVKKLLPAFVASNVVSPDLPSKNGSAIGFSSKLDLATLKTSVPKKLGKGGKVTVMAPFWGSPPKSDNAYYKAMNSLIGVDVAWQNQDGNTYDQKLGAVLASSDIPDVVVVPGWNMGGKIPSAIIGKFADLGPYLAGDKVKDYPNLAAIPSDAWQRCIFGGKLRGLPMPSSYVPNIVPLYRKDIFDKEGYEVPTSADEFMALAKEITNAKAKRWACLDMKWTAFNMWGVLSGSEKSLGWNLVDGKLVNRVETPEYLEALEWTRKLFAAGYVHPDAKLGKSAATDPGPKFAAGEFLIYAQDISQWWSRTAEQATQNPSYKIWGMDIFGHDGGDPTLWAGEPAGIFAFISKKASESVIHDALAVANVTAAPYGTKEYMLTNYGVEGTHYTVKNGVPTKTDQGNNEVINAYVMVASPAATIAHPDFPEVAKAQVEWQQRMGAFTKKSSFYGQQITEPSRYTNLLNDFEQLEDDITRGRKKISDMQQAVSDWKSKGGEQLRAWYQKLLDDNGTAAS
- a CDS encoding beta-galactosidase codes for the protein MPQLSDTTRGRILFGGDYNPEQWPEETWHEDVRLMRDAGVNSVTLGVFSWARLEPEPGAREFGWLDRLMDLMHGSGIGVVLATPTSSPPPWLGRLHPETLPRDADGRIEWWGGRQHFSHSSAVYRSHAAAITEALAARYAGHPALTMWHINNEYCTFDYGDEAAVAFRRWLRTRYGTLDALNSAWGTAFWSQGYDAWDGVLPPRHAHYLNNPTHVLDFRRFTSDMLLECYTAERDIVRRHTPHLPVTTNFMPLWVGQDGWRWSEEEDVVSVDLYPDPRDPLGAQSAALVQDLTRSQARGPWMLMEQAAGPVNWRGVNHPKPRGLNRLWSLQAVARGADAVCYFQWRQSRQGAEKFHSGMLSHAGERGRTFQEVKQLGTELARISGEVTDTHITSDIAILHDWNAWWAGAQDGRLSTEVEYPDVLRAWHRALWESHLATDFAHPEHDLSAYKLVVVPQLYLLTDTAIDNLLAYVRDGGTLVSGFLTGIADEDDRVRPGGMDARLRELFGIRTLHEWWPLDAGETAECEGFRGALWSEEIEPERTTGAGAVDEVIPYKGGELDGLPAVLRRDRSWYVSTLPEPHALRALLARIAADAGVRPVLAGLPLSVEAVRRGELLFLLNHGREPVTVELAGTRHDLLTDKTVEGEITLGRYGAAVLRP
- a CDS encoding glycoside hydrolase family 12 protein, whose translation is MATRKPGRVLTAVLAPALALGATVALASAPASAAVWSSCDQWGTTTLNGYTLYNNIWGSGAGSQCIWANSGTNWGVNANHPNTGGIKSYPNAKKVINKSITSLGSLSSSYNVTVPSSGAYNTSYDIWDTNYDYEIMLWVNKTGAVGALGTSQGTLTLGGSTWTVYKGNNGANDVFSFLRTSNSTSGTVDILPILKWIKDTKGWFGNVTIGDLQFGFEITSSSGGLNFTTNSESVSSS
- a CDS encoding ABC transporter permease, yielding MSHSTVPRSRTEADTTGKPPVASGGATGSRQNKPKAKVSWRLRFRRDRVLLLMTLPAVLLILVFNYLPILGNIVAFEDYDPYVSDNGIVSMLHSPWVGLENFQLIFADSSFWNAVQNTLVLFFLQLILFFPIPILLALLINSVVRPRVRALSQAILYLPHFFSWVLVIAVFQQLLGGAGLFSQLLRQHGFDGLDVMTDPNTFKFLITAQSVWKDAGWGIIVFLAALSSVSPDLYEAAAMDGAGRWRRMWHVTLPALRPVIALLLVLRVGDALTVGFEQILLQRDAVGPGAAEVLDTFVWWNGVRNQDFGYAAAAGLVKGVISLGLVLAANKVAHLMGEQGVYKK
- a CDS encoding 1,4-beta-glucanase translates to MHASRLSRRAVLAGAAAVAAITSVPGLTAKANAAERPSYRWRNVAIGGTGFVTGVLFHPSIRGLAYARTDIGGAFRWDDRTARWTPLTDQLGWDDWNLLGVEALAVDPAHPDRLYLAVGTYAQSWASNGAVLRSEDRGATWTRTDLAVKLGGNEDGRGAGERLLVDPRDSDTLWLGTRHDGLLKSADRGATWAAVSGFPATASASGQGVTFLVAVGRAVYAGWGDGDGSATAVNLYRTTDGSTWTAVPAQPTGTSAKVPIRAAYDARSRELYVTYADAPGPNGQSTGSVHKLAVASGTWTDVTPVVPGGTTSDGSSDSFGYGGVAVDARRAGTVVVSTNNRWAAVDTLYRTTDGGRTWTSLKDAAVFDVSETPFLKWGAEQPKFGWWIQALAVDPYDSKHVVYGTGATLYGTRDLTHWAPQIRGLEETSVIQLISPPVGEAHLISASRDIGVMYHERLTASPSRGMATNPVFGSATGIAQAAGRPAYVVRTGWGDNGNGAHSGDGGRTWAPFAAQPSLAHDAPGPIATSADGSTLLWSFVHWDGTKYAAHRSADNGATWSEVSSFPKGATPVADPADPTLFYAYDTDTGTLYASTDSGRSFAQRAGGLPSGDSQFQLVAAPGRSGDLWLSVKWNGLYRSVDGGVSFSKVGSCWASYTLGFGKAAPGVDYPAIYQVGSTETITAVYRSDDEAKTWVRINDDQHQWGWVGQAIVGDPRVHGRVYLATNGRGIQYGEQI